The following are from one region of the Cytobacillus firmus genome:
- the tgt gene encoding tRNA guanosine(34) transglycosylase Tgt has protein sequence MTAIRYELIKTCKQTGARLGRVHTPHGSFETPVFMPVGTLATVKTMSPEELVEMGAGIILSNTYHLWLRPGQEIVEEAGGLHKFMNWDRAILTDSGGFQVFSLSEFRKIEEEGVHFRNHLNGDKLFLSPEKAMDIQNSLGSDIMMAFDECPPYPASFEYMKKSVERTSRWAERCLKAHKRPNDQGLFGIIQGGEYEELRKQSARDLTSLDFPGYAVGGLSVGEPKDVMNRVLEFTTPLMPSDKPRYLMGVGSPDSLIDGSIRGIDMFDCVLPTRIARNGTLMTSNGRLVVKNAKFARDFGPIDENCDCYTCRNYSRAYIRHLIRCDETFGIRLTTYHNLYFLLKLMEQVRQAIREDRLGDFREEFFERYGFNKPNAKNF, from the coding sequence TTGACTGCAATTCGTTATGAATTAATTAAAACATGTAAGCAAACAGGTGCGCGTTTGGGCCGGGTTCATACGCCGCATGGATCATTTGAAACCCCTGTGTTCATGCCCGTAGGAACACTCGCTACAGTAAAAACCATGTCCCCGGAAGAATTGGTGGAAATGGGAGCGGGCATCATTCTGAGCAATACTTATCATCTCTGGCTTCGTCCGGGTCAGGAAATCGTGGAAGAAGCAGGCGGCTTGCATAAGTTTATGAATTGGGACCGGGCCATTCTGACAGATTCCGGCGGGTTTCAGGTGTTCAGCCTGAGCGAATTCCGCAAAATTGAAGAAGAAGGCGTTCATTTCAGGAACCACTTGAATGGTGACAAACTGTTTTTATCTCCTGAAAAAGCAATGGATATCCAAAATTCGCTTGGATCTGATATTATGATGGCATTTGATGAGTGCCCGCCTTATCCAGCTTCTTTTGAATATATGAAGAAGTCAGTTGAAAGGACTTCCCGATGGGCTGAGCGCTGCTTAAAAGCTCACAAGCGCCCGAATGATCAGGGGCTCTTTGGTATTATACAGGGCGGAGAATATGAGGAGCTGCGCAAACAGAGCGCGAGAGACTTAACATCTCTAGATTTCCCGGGGTATGCTGTAGGCGGATTATCCGTAGGCGAGCCGAAGGATGTTATGAACCGTGTGCTTGAATTCACAACACCGCTAATGCCGTCTGATAAGCCAAGATACCTTATGGGAGTGGGATCCCCGGATTCTTTGATTGATGGTTCGATCAGAGGAATCGATATGTTTGACTGTGTTCTTCCTACTAGGATTGCCAGGAACGGAACATTGATGACAAGCAATGGCCGACTGGTTGTTAAAAATGCAAAATTTGCAAGAGATTTTGGCCCAATAGATGAGAATTGCGATTGCTACACATGCCGAAACTACAGCCGTGCTTACATCAGGCATTTAATCCGCTGTGATGAAACATTTGGAATCAGACTTACAACTTACCATAATCTTTATTTTCTGTTAAAATTAATGGAGCAGGTAAGACAGGCTATTAGGGAAGATCGCCTGGGAGACTTTAGAGAAGAGTTTTTCGAAAGGTATGGATTTAATAAGCCTAACGCGAAGAACTTTTAA
- the queA gene encoding tRNA preQ1(34) S-adenosylmethionine ribosyltransferase-isomerase QueA has translation MKVDWFDFHLPEELIAQTPLADRTSSRLMVLDKKTGDIQHSVFKDIKNYLQAGDCLVLNDTKVLPARLFGEKTGTGAKIEVLLLKQLEGDSWETLIKPAKRVKEGTEITFGDGKLTAVCTGTSDHGGRVLEFRYDGIFYEVLEQLGEMPLPPYIKEQLDDRDRYQTVFARERGSAAAPTAGLHFTEQLLEEIKEMGVHIAFITLHVGLGTFRPVSVEDLDEHEMHAEFYQVTEGTARLLNEVREQGGRIISVGTTSTRTLETIASAHNGRFEEASGWTDIFIYPGYDFKAIDGMITNFHLPKSTLIMLVSALAGRENVLNAYNQAVEERYRFFSFGDAMLIL, from the coding sequence ATGAAAGTAGATTGGTTTGATTTTCATTTGCCTGAAGAATTAATTGCACAGACGCCTTTGGCCGATCGGACAAGCAGCAGGCTGATGGTCCTTGATAAAAAAACCGGGGATATTCAGCATAGTGTTTTTAAAGATATTAAGAATTACCTTCAAGCAGGAGATTGTCTTGTATTAAATGACACAAAGGTTCTTCCTGCGAGGCTGTTTGGAGAAAAGACGGGCACTGGTGCGAAAATAGAGGTGCTTCTTCTTAAACAGCTTGAAGGGGATTCCTGGGAAACGCTGATTAAACCAGCCAAAAGAGTAAAAGAAGGAACTGAAATAACTTTTGGGGACGGCAAATTGACTGCTGTCTGCACTGGAACCTCAGATCATGGCGGCAGGGTACTTGAGTTCAGATACGACGGGATATTTTATGAGGTGCTTGAACAACTGGGAGAAATGCCTTTGCCTCCTTATATTAAAGAGCAGCTTGATGATCGGGACCGTTATCAGACTGTGTTTGCCCGTGAGCGCGGTTCTGCTGCAGCTCCGACAGCAGGACTGCATTTTACTGAACAGCTTCTTGAAGAAATAAAAGAAATGGGTGTGCATATTGCTTTTATTACTCTGCACGTTGGACTTGGAACTTTCAGGCCTGTTAGTGTGGAGGATTTAGATGAGCATGAAATGCATGCTGAATTTTATCAGGTAACTGAAGGAACTGCACGTCTATTAAATGAAGTGCGTGAGCAGGGAGGAAGAATCATCAGTGTGGGGACTACTTCCACGAGGACTTTAGAAACCATTGCTTCTGCGCATAATGGCCGTTTTGAGGAAGCAAGCGGCTGGACTGATATTTTCATTTATCCAGGCTATGATTTTAAAGCGATTGATGGCATGATTACGAATTTCCACCTGCCTAAATCAACGTTAATTATGCTTGTGAGTGCATTGGCAGGGCGTGAGAACGTTCTGAATGCCTATAATCAGGCAGTTGAGGAGCGGTACCGGTTCTTCAGCTTTGGAGATGCTATGCTCATTTTGTAA